One region of Pogona vitticeps strain Pit_001003342236 chromosome 1, PviZW2.1, whole genome shotgun sequence genomic DNA includes:
- the ISM2 gene encoding isthmin-2 isoform X1 — protein sequence MSKIRGKVVLILSFVLLTAFMTAAKGLPLKKPRSPSPKERNYKLVEISSSPALASIKEEEMPQYNQVRNLRRNGRAMPRRQKRRWPPQRTARNQVQSLRAGGTIQEENPPFVLDLQNLPGLANVDLSAQNPNIQVTIEVVDDPQAEMEMDLLKETSNDWSLTSSEWLSHKDFFWPLFWEYTDPVEEGDDDDDDNLDMRSRGEEEEDEDDEEEDYTSEYDEEETVLSGVGDDWDQRWPNQKNWIFKEKYNYDYEHEEEWSPWSPCSVTCGSGNQKRTRSCGYACTATESRTCDLHHCPGTDGELSLTTEEMPYEAENATGILNADVDSCEKWLNCKSDFLSKYLSKVLSDLPSCPCSYPLEAVYSAVNLRDEQQGKNFRWRDASGPKERLDIYKPTARFCLRSMLSLDSTTLAAQHCCYDENTKLITRGKGAGAPNLISTEFSPELHYKVDKLPWILCKGDWSRYHAVRPPNNGQRCTDNPPEDEYLSQLQEAKEY from the exons ATCTCTTCTTCACCTGCCCTTGCTTCGATCAAAGAAGAAGAGATGCCACAGTATAATCAGGTACGAAACCTGAGGCGAAATGGACGGGCCATGCCACGCCGACAGAAGCGCCGTTGGCCGCCACAGCGAACTGCAAGGAACCAGGTGCAGTCACTAAGGGCTGGGGGCACAATCCAGGAAGAGAACCCTCCCTTTGTGCTGGACTTACAGAACCTGCCAGGCTTAGCCAATGTGGATCTGAGTGCCCAGAATCCAAATATTCAG GTGACCATTGAGGTGGTCGATGACCCTCAGGCTGAGATGGAAATGGACCTGCTCAAGGAAACTAGCAATGACTGGTCTTTGACCTCTTCAGAGTGGTTGTCCCATAAAGATTTCTTCTGGCCACTTTTCTGGGAGTACACAGACCCTGTGGAggagggtgatgatgatgatgatgacaacttGGACATGAGAAGcaggggagaagaagaggaggacgaGGACGATGAGGAGGAAGATTACACTTCTGAGTATGATGAGGAAGAAACAGTGCTGAGTGGAGTGGGAGATGACTGGGATCAGAGGTGGCCCAATCAGAAGAACTGGATCTTCAAAGAGAAATATAATTATG ACTATGAGCATGAGGAAGAGTGGAGTCCTTGGTCTCCCTGCAGTGTAACATGTGGCAGTGGGAACCAGAAGAGAACCCGGTCTTGTGGCTATGCGTGTACTGCCACAGAGTCCAGAACCTGTGATCTACACCACTGTCCTG GAACAGATGGGGAGCTGTCTCTCACTACTGAAGAGATGCCGTATGAAGCTGAGAATGCCACAGGGATCCTGAACGCAG ATGTGGACAGCTGTGAGAAATGGCTCAACTGCAAGAGTGACTTCCTCAGCAAATACCTGAGCAAAGTACTGTCAGATCTGCCCAGCTGTCCTTGCTCCTACCCCCTGGAGGCGGTTTATAGCGCCGTCAACCTGCGAGATGAGCAGCAGGGCAAGAACTTCCGTTGGCGGGATGCCAGTGGTCCCAAGGAACGGCTGGACATCTACAAGCCTACCGCCCGTTTCTGCCTGCGCTCCATGCTCTCATTGGATAGCACCACGCTGGCTGCACAACACTGCTGCTACGATGAGAACACCAAGCTGATCACGCGAGGCAAGGGGGCCGGGGCCCCCAACCTCATCAGCACAGAGTTCTCCCCTGAGTTGCACTACAAGGTGGACAAGTTGCCCTGGATTCTGTGCAAAGGTGACTGGAGCAGATACCATGCTGTACGGCCTCCCAACAATGGGCAGCGGTGCACCGACAATCCGCCTGAGGACGAATACCTCTCTCAGTTACAGGAGGCCAAGGAGTATTAG
- the ISM2 gene encoding isthmin-2 isoform X2, whose translation MSKIRGKVVLILSFVLLTAFMTAAKGLPLKKPRSPSPKERNYKLVEISSSPALASIKEEEMPQYNQVRNLRRNGRAMPRRQKRRWPPQRTARNQVQSLRAGGTIQEENPPFVLDLQNLPGLANVDLSAQNPNIQVTIEVVDDPQAEMEMDLLKETSNDWSLTSSEWLSHKDFFWPLFWEYTDPVEEGDDDDDDNLDMRSRGEEEEDEDDEEEDYTSEYDEEETVLSGVGDDWDQRWPNQKNWIFKEKYNYDYEHEEEWSPWSPCSVTCGSGNQKRTRSCGYACTATESRTCDLHHCPDGELSLTTEEMPYEAENATGILNADVDSCEKWLNCKSDFLSKYLSKVLSDLPSCPCSYPLEAVYSAVNLRDEQQGKNFRWRDASGPKERLDIYKPTARFCLRSMLSLDSTTLAAQHCCYDENTKLITRGKGAGAPNLISTEFSPELHYKVDKLPWILCKGDWSRYHAVRPPNNGQRCTDNPPEDEYLSQLQEAKEY comes from the exons ATCTCTTCTTCACCTGCCCTTGCTTCGATCAAAGAAGAAGAGATGCCACAGTATAATCAGGTACGAAACCTGAGGCGAAATGGACGGGCCATGCCACGCCGACAGAAGCGCCGTTGGCCGCCACAGCGAACTGCAAGGAACCAGGTGCAGTCACTAAGGGCTGGGGGCACAATCCAGGAAGAGAACCCTCCCTTTGTGCTGGACTTACAGAACCTGCCAGGCTTAGCCAATGTGGATCTGAGTGCCCAGAATCCAAATATTCAG GTGACCATTGAGGTGGTCGATGACCCTCAGGCTGAGATGGAAATGGACCTGCTCAAGGAAACTAGCAATGACTGGTCTTTGACCTCTTCAGAGTGGTTGTCCCATAAAGATTTCTTCTGGCCACTTTTCTGGGAGTACACAGACCCTGTGGAggagggtgatgatgatgatgatgacaacttGGACATGAGAAGcaggggagaagaagaggaggacgaGGACGATGAGGAGGAAGATTACACTTCTGAGTATGATGAGGAAGAAACAGTGCTGAGTGGAGTGGGAGATGACTGGGATCAGAGGTGGCCCAATCAGAAGAACTGGATCTTCAAAGAGAAATATAATTATG ACTATGAGCATGAGGAAGAGTGGAGTCCTTGGTCTCCCTGCAGTGTAACATGTGGCAGTGGGAACCAGAAGAGAACCCGGTCTTGTGGCTATGCGTGTACTGCCACAGAGTCCAGAACCTGTGATCTACACCACTGTCCTG ATGGGGAGCTGTCTCTCACTACTGAAGAGATGCCGTATGAAGCTGAGAATGCCACAGGGATCCTGAACGCAG ATGTGGACAGCTGTGAGAAATGGCTCAACTGCAAGAGTGACTTCCTCAGCAAATACCTGAGCAAAGTACTGTCAGATCTGCCCAGCTGTCCTTGCTCCTACCCCCTGGAGGCGGTTTATAGCGCCGTCAACCTGCGAGATGAGCAGCAGGGCAAGAACTTCCGTTGGCGGGATGCCAGTGGTCCCAAGGAACGGCTGGACATCTACAAGCCTACCGCCCGTTTCTGCCTGCGCTCCATGCTCTCATTGGATAGCACCACGCTGGCTGCACAACACTGCTGCTACGATGAGAACACCAAGCTGATCACGCGAGGCAAGGGGGCCGGGGCCCCCAACCTCATCAGCACAGAGTTCTCCCCTGAGTTGCACTACAAGGTGGACAAGTTGCCCTGGATTCTGTGCAAAGGTGACTGGAGCAGATACCATGCTGTACGGCCTCCCAACAATGGGCAGCGGTGCACCGACAATCCGCCTGAGGACGAATACCTCTCTCAGTTACAGGAGGCCAAGGAGTATTAG